In Ptychodera flava strain L36383 chromosome 21, AS_Pfla_20210202, whole genome shotgun sequence, a genomic segment contains:
- the LOC139122238 gene encoding uncharacterized protein has protein sequence MARHRAGRSRYTKSWELRGADKDDLSKHWEKFEAYLKPHSNFRVARFKLRNLKQEANEPVDTFMKRIRLVCADCKYKEPDEHMLDTLIYGINSRRIQSKLLEAGEKTTLQDAIRIVQLREATSRQLDDISGAHAVHNALKDKGNAHRAKGAKRPNTRSVAVPSSPTCGNCGKTHKKDKRCPARGSTCRGCGKRNHWVKMCRPPSKDT, from the exons atggcgagacaccg GGCAGGAAGGTCGAGATATACCAAGTCATGGGAGCTGAGAGGCGCCGACAAAGATGATCTGAGCAAGCACTGGGAGAAATTTGAGGCGTACCTCAAACCGCACAGTAACTTCAGAGTGGCACGATTCAAGCTACGCAACCTGAAGCAAGAGGCGAATGAACCAGTCGACACTTTCATGAAACGCATCAGACTTGTCTGTGCTGACTGCAAGTACAAAGAACCAGACGAACACATGTTAGACACGCTAATTTATGGTATCAACTCGCGTCGTATACAGTCAAAGTTGCTCGAAGCTGGTGAGAAAACCACGCTTCAAGATGCTATCCGTATCGTTCAGTTACGTGAGGCCACATCACGCCAGTTGGACGATATAAGCGGTGCACATGCCGTTCACAACGCACTGAAAGACAAAGGAAATGCTCACCGGGCGAAGGGTGCCAAGAGGCCAAATACACGGTCAGTGGCAGTCCCATCCTCCCCGACGTGTGGCAACTGTGGCAAGACTCACAAGAAAGACAAGAGGTGTCCCGCCCGAGGATCTACCTGCAGAGGCTGTGGCAAGAGAAATCACTGGGTAAAAATGTGCAGACCACCAAGCAAAGACACTTAA